In a genomic window of Leisingera caerulea DSM 24564:
- a CDS encoding glyoxalase superfamily protein, whose translation MQTSSALPTVPQLKAEARLLRKHSVAQGQPISHSTALERIAQYYGFRDWNTLSSRASNAPELQVGMRVEGRYLGQPFTGYVHGLAACGSSGHRRITLQFDAPVDVVQFDSFSSWRQRVSAVIDAGDRSPQKTSNGRPHLTVSPLA comes from the coding sequence ATGCAGACTTCCTCTGCCCTGCCAACTGTACCGCAGCTCAAGGCCGAAGCACGCCTGCTACGCAAGCATTCCGTGGCCCAGGGCCAGCCCATCAGCCACAGCACCGCCCTGGAACGGATCGCCCAGTATTACGGTTTCCGCGACTGGAACACCCTCTCTTCCCGCGCTTCCAACGCGCCGGAACTGCAAGTCGGCATGCGTGTCGAAGGCCGCTACCTGGGACAGCCGTTTACGGGGTATGTCCACGGCCTCGCCGCTTGCGGCAGCAGCGGCCACCGGCGGATCACGCTCCAGTTCGACGCCCCCGTGGATGTGGTCCAATTCGACAGCTTCTCGTCGTGGCGCCAGCGGGTGTCCGCGGTCATAGACGCCGGCGACCGCTCACCGCAAAAGACCTCCAATGGGCGCCCGCATCTGACCGTCAGCCCGCTGGCATAA
- the mtaB gene encoding tRNA (N(6)-L-threonylcarbamoyladenosine(37)-C(2))-methylthiotransferase MtaB: MSVPKFTTLGCRLNAYETEAMKELSQQAGLENAVVVNTCAVTAEAVRKARQEIRKLRRENPEAPIIVTGCAAQTEPETFAAMEEVTRVIGNTEKMQPETWQQIAKGPDFIGTTEKVQVDDIMSVTETAGHLIDGFGTRSRAYVQVQNGCDHRCTFCIIPYGRGNSRSVPAGVVIDQIKRLVDRGYNEVVLTGVDLTSWGADLPAQPRLGDLVMRILKLVPDLPRLRISSIDSIEADENLMLAIATEPRLMPHLHLSLQHGDDLILKRMARRHLRDDAIAFCEEARRLRPEMTFGADIIAGFPTETDAHFENSLKLVTDCGLTWLHVFPYSKREGTPAAKIPNQVNGNVIKERAARLRAAGDAQVERHLAAQIGKTHRVLMENPHMGRTEQFTEVAFATPQEEGRIVTTAIAGVSNGQLVA, from the coding sequence ATGAGCGTGCCCAAGTTCACCACCCTTGGCTGCCGTCTCAACGCCTATGAGACAGAGGCGATGAAGGAGCTGAGCCAGCAGGCAGGGCTGGAAAACGCCGTCGTGGTGAACACCTGCGCGGTGACCGCTGAGGCCGTGCGCAAGGCACGGCAGGAAATCCGCAAGCTGCGAAGGGAAAACCCGGAGGCGCCGATTATCGTGACCGGCTGCGCCGCCCAGACGGAGCCGGAGACCTTCGCCGCGATGGAAGAGGTCACCCGCGTCATCGGCAATACTGAGAAGATGCAACCGGAAACCTGGCAGCAGATCGCCAAGGGGCCGGATTTTATCGGCACCACGGAAAAGGTCCAGGTCGACGACATCATGTCGGTGACCGAGACGGCGGGCCATCTGATTGATGGCTTCGGCACCCGGTCGCGCGCTTATGTGCAGGTCCAGAACGGCTGCGATCACCGCTGCACCTTCTGCATCATCCCATACGGCCGCGGCAACTCCCGCTCGGTCCCTGCCGGTGTGGTGATCGACCAGATCAAGCGGCTGGTGGACAGGGGCTATAACGAGGTGGTTCTGACCGGTGTGGATCTCACCTCTTGGGGCGCCGACCTGCCCGCGCAGCCCCGTCTGGGCGACCTGGTGATGCGGATCCTCAAGCTGGTGCCGGACCTGCCGCGGCTGCGCATCTCCTCCATCGATTCGATCGAAGCGGACGAGAACCTGATGCTGGCGATCGCCACTGAGCCGCGGCTGATGCCGCATCTGCACCTGTCGCTGCAGCACGGGGACGACCTGATCCTCAAGCGCATGGCCCGGCGCCATTTGCGCGACGATGCCATCGCCTTTTGCGAGGAAGCTCGGCGCCTGCGTCCGGAGATGACCTTCGGCGCCGACATTATTGCTGGCTTTCCGACCGAGACTGACGCCCATTTCGAGAACTCGCTGAAACTGGTCACCGACTGCGGCCTGACCTGGCTGCACGTGTTCCCCTATTCCAAGCGTGAGGGCACCCCGGCTGCGAAAATCCCGAATCAGGTCAACGGCAACGTGATCAAGGAGCGCGCCGCCCGGCTGCGCGCGGCCGGCGATGCTCAAGTGGAACGCCACCTGGCAGCGCAGATCGGCAAGACCCACCGCGTCCTTATGGAAAACCCGCATATGGGCCGCACCGAGCAGTTCACAGAGGTGGCTTTTGCAACACCGCAGGAAGAAGGCCGGATCGTCACCACTGCAATCGCCGGAGTGTCAAACGGCCAGCTGGTGGCTTGA
- the dapF gene encoding diaminopimelate epimerase, whose translation MPAMSTSADTALPFMKMHGLGNDFVVVDARARDIAITPAIAKGIAHRQFGVGFDQLTVISNGPGDAHLTFYNADGSTSGACGNATRCIARHLILESGKPELHLTTDRGDLYARDAGNGLTSVNMGAPQLDWRDIPLAEEADTLELPIEGGPTATGMGNPHCTFFVEDAEVIPLEEFGPRYEHHPLYPQRTNVQVAQVTGPDRIRMRVWERGVGVTLASGSSSCATAVAAARRGLTGRKVQIDLDGGTLWIDWAEDGVWMTGPTMHVFDGTFTREFLESLV comes from the coding sequence ATGCCCGCCATGAGCACCTCCGCAGATACCGCACTCCCCTTCATGAAGATGCACGGGCTGGGCAACGACTTTGTCGTTGTCGACGCGCGCGCGCGTGACATTGCCATTACCCCGGCAATAGCCAAGGGAATCGCCCACCGCCAGTTCGGTGTCGGGTTCGACCAGCTGACCGTTATTTCGAACGGTCCGGGGGATGCGCATTTGACCTTCTACAATGCCGATGGCTCCACCTCCGGCGCCTGCGGCAATGCCACCCGCTGCATCGCCCGCCATTTGATCCTGGAAAGCGGCAAACCAGAGCTGCACCTGACCACGGACCGCGGCGACCTCTATGCCCGCGATGCCGGCAACGGGCTCACCTCCGTCAACATGGGCGCGCCGCAGCTGGACTGGCGGGACATTCCGCTTGCCGAGGAAGCCGACACGCTGGAACTGCCCATCGAGGGCGGCCCAACCGCCACCGGCATGGGCAACCCGCATTGCACCTTTTTCGTCGAAGACGCAGAGGTGATTCCGCTGGAGGAATTCGGCCCCCGCTATGAGCACCACCCGCTTTACCCGCAGCGCACCAATGTGCAGGTCGCCCAGGTGACCGGCCCCGACCGCATCCGCATGCGCGTGTGGGAGCGCGGTGTGGGCGTGACCCTGGCCTCTGGCTCTTCCTCCTGCGCCACCGCTGTTGCCGCCGCCCGCCGCGGGCTGACTGGCCGCAAGGTGCAGATCGACCTCGACGGCGGCACCCTGTGGATTGACTGGGCCGAGGACGGCGTTTGGATGACCGGCCCGACCATGCATGTGTTCGACGGCACCTTCACCCGCGAATTCCTGGAGTCGCTGGTATGA
- the petB gene encoding cytochrome b, with protein sequence MSGIPHDHYEPKTGAEKWLHSRLPIVGLIYDTIMIPTPKNLNWWWIWGIVLAFCLALQIVTGIVLVMHYTPHVDLAFASVEHIMRNVNGGHMLRYLHMNGASLFFVAVYIHIFRGLYYGSYKAPREITWIVGMLIYLMMMGTAFMGYVLPWGQMSFWGATVITGLFGAIPFIGEPIQTWLLGGPAVDNATLNRFFSLHYLLPFVIAALVIVHIWAFHTTGNNNPTGVDVRKGSKAEAEKDTLPFWPYFVIKDFLGLAVVLVIFWAIVGFMPNYLGHPDNYIEANPLVTPAHIVPEWYFLPFYAILRAFTSEVWVVQFASFITGGIVDAKFFGVIAMFGAILAMALAPWLDTSRVRSGRYRPMFKWWFALLVIDFFALMWLGAMPAEEPYASFSLIASAYWFGYFFVILPLLGVIEKPLPQPATIEEDFEAHYGKKSSAEATPAE encoded by the coding sequence ATGTCCGGTATTCCCCACGACCATTACGAGCCGAAGACAGGCGCAGAGAAGTGGCTGCACAGCCGCCTGCCCATCGTCGGCCTGATCTATGACACCATCATGATCCCCACCCCCAAGAACCTGAACTGGTGGTGGATCTGGGGCATCGTCCTGGCGTTCTGCCTGGCGCTGCAGATCGTCACCGGCATCGTCCTGGTGATGCACTACACCCCGCATGTCGACCTGGCCTTTGCATCCGTTGAGCATATCATGCGCAACGTGAACGGCGGCCATATGCTGCGCTACCTTCACATGAACGGCGCTTCGCTGTTCTTTGTTGCCGTCTACATCCACATCTTCCGCGGCCTGTACTATGGCTCCTACAAGGCGCCCCGCGAGATCACCTGGATTGTCGGCATGCTGATCTACCTGATGATGATGGGCACCGCCTTCATGGGCTACGTGCTGCCGTGGGGCCAGATGTCCTTCTGGGGCGCCACCGTGATCACCGGCCTGTTCGGCGCGATCCCGTTCATCGGCGAGCCGATCCAGACCTGGCTCTTGGGCGGACCGGCGGTGGACAACGCCACCCTGAACCGCTTCTTCTCGCTGCACTACCTGCTGCCGTTCGTGATCGCAGCCCTGGTGATCGTGCACATCTGGGCGTTCCACACCACCGGCAACAACAACCCCACCGGTGTTGACGTGCGCAAAGGCTCCAAGGCCGAAGCCGAGAAAGACACCCTGCCGTTCTGGCCGTACTTCGTGATCAAGGACTTCCTGGGCCTGGCCGTGGTGCTGGTGATCTTCTGGGCGATCGTCGGCTTCATGCCGAACTACCTGGGCCACCCGGACAACTACATCGAGGCCAACCCGCTGGTGACGCCCGCGCACATCGTTCCCGAATGGTACTTCCTGCCGTTCTACGCGATCCTGCGTGCTTTCACCTCGGAAGTCTGGGTCGTGCAGTTCGCCTCCTTCATCACCGGCGGCATCGTGGATGCGAAGTTCTTTGGCGTGATTGCCATGTTCGGCGCGATCCTGGCCATGGCCCTGGCGCCCTGGCTGGACACCTCGCGCGTCCGTTCCGGCCGCTACCGCCCGATGTTCAAGTGGTGGTTCGCGCTGCTGGTGATCGACTTCTTTGCCCTGATGTGGCTGGGCGCGATGCCGGCGGAAGAGCCCTATGCATCGTTCTCGCTGATCGCATCGGCCTATTGGTTCGGTTACTTCTTCGTGATCCTGCCGCTGCTGGGCGTGATCGAGAAGCCGCTGCCGCAACCGGCGACCATCGAAGAAGATTTCGAGGCCCACTACGGCAAGAAGTCTTCCGCTGAAGCCACTCCTGCCGAGTAA
- a CDS encoding cytochrome c1, with the protein MFKKLATGAAFALALIPAASFAAGGGEQHITDYDFSFEGPFGTYDRNQLQRGLQIYTEVCAACHGLKLVPIRTLSDEGGPQMPEDQVRAYAADNFSVYDPELDEDRPAKPVDNFPENNNAGAPDLSMMAKARAGFHGPYGLGINQLFKGMGGAEYIASLLAGYTGEEKEEAGTIFYENTAFPGGWISMAPPLSDEQVEFADGHANDVEAMSQDVAAFLMWTAEPKMMARKQAGFVGVLFLTVLSVLLYLTNKKLWAPVKGKE; encoded by the coding sequence ATGTTCAAGAAACTGGCAACCGGTGCCGCCTTCGCTCTGGCCCTGATCCCTGCTGCGTCTTTCGCAGCAGGCGGCGGCGAGCAGCACATCACCGACTACGACTTCTCGTTCGAGGGGCCGTTCGGCACCTATGACCGCAACCAGCTGCAGCGCGGCCTGCAGATCTACACCGAAGTCTGCGCAGCCTGCCACGGGTTGAAGCTGGTGCCGATCCGCACCCTGTCGGACGAGGGCGGCCCGCAGATGCCGGAGGACCAGGTGCGGGCCTACGCAGCTGACAACTTCAGCGTCTACGATCCGGAACTGGATGAGGACCGCCCGGCCAAGCCGGTCGACAACTTCCCGGAAAACAACAACGCCGGCGCCCCCGACCTCAGCATGATGGCCAAGGCGCGTGCGGGCTTCCACGGCCCCTATGGCCTGGGTATCAACCAGCTGTTCAAGGGAATGGGCGGTGCCGAATACATCGCTTCGCTGCTGGCCGGCTACACCGGTGAGGAAAAAGAAGAGGCTGGCACCATCTTCTATGAGAACACCGCCTTCCCGGGCGGCTGGATCTCGATGGCGCCGCCGCTGTCCGATGAGCAGGTGGAGTTCGCTGACGGCCACGCCAACGATGTGGAAGCCATGTCGCAGGACGTCGCGGCCTTCCTGATGTGGACCGCCGAGCCCAAGATGATGGCGCGCAAGCAGGCCGGTTTTGTCGGCGTGCTGTTCCTGACCGTGCTGTCGGTGCTGCTGTATCTGACCAACAAAAAGCTGTGGGCGCCGGTCAAGGGCAAAGAGTGA
- a CDS encoding thiamine ABC transporter ATP-binding protein, producing MLRLENCRIMNGDYAVEADLEIAAGACVAVIGPSGAGKSTLVEAVAGFLPVTRGRIAWNGADLTSQPPGKRPVAMLFQDGNLFPHLTVAQNVGLGLHANLRLSAAEWSRVDAALERVGLGGMGGRKPAALSGGQQSRVALARVLVQGRDILLLDEPFAALGPALKAEMLDLVAELARESGATVLMVSHDPNDARRIADQVVLVAEGKAHPPQATAELLDNPPPALKAYLG from the coding sequence ATGCTGAGGCTTGAGAACTGCCGGATAATGAACGGCGATTACGCGGTGGAGGCGGATCTGGAGATCGCAGCCGGTGCCTGCGTCGCGGTGATTGGCCCCTCCGGCGCCGGGAAATCCACGCTGGTGGAGGCTGTGGCCGGTTTCCTGCCCGTCACCCGCGGGCGCATCGCGTGGAATGGTGCGGACCTCACCAGCCAGCCTCCGGGTAAACGGCCGGTGGCGATGCTGTTTCAGGACGGCAACCTGTTTCCGCATCTGACCGTGGCACAGAACGTGGGCTTGGGGCTGCATGCGAACCTGAGGCTGAGCGCGGCGGAGTGGAGCCGGGTTGATGCCGCGCTGGAGCGGGTTGGCCTGGGCGGCATGGGCGGGCGTAAGCCTGCGGCGCTGTCCGGCGGGCAGCAAAGCCGGGTGGCGCTGGCGCGCGTGCTGGTGCAGGGGCGTGATATCCTGCTGCTGGATGAGCCCTTTGCCGCGCTCGGACCTGCGCTGAAGGCAGAGATGCTGGATCTGGTGGCGGAGCTGGCCCGCGAAAGCGGCGCAACGGTGCTGATGGTCAGCCACGATCCGAATGATGCGCGTCGGATTGCGGATCAGGTGGTGCTGGTGGCGGAGGGCAAGGCGCATCCGCCGCAAGCCACGGCGGAGCTGCTGGACAACCCGCCGCCGGCCTTGAAGGCGTATTTGGGGTGA
- a CDS encoding fumarylacetoacetate hydrolase family protein → MGEVLFALPETPVIPVAGEAAGYPVGRVFCVGRNYAAHAAEMGNEVDREAPFYFTKAAANAVLSGAEVPYPPGTENFHYEMELAVAIGAPVFRASPEEARKAVFGYGCALDMTRRDLQIRERQKQRPWDLGKDLENGTVLAPLARAADWGGPEKQRIWLEVNGETRQDATLDDMIWSVEEIICHLSGFYHLRPGDLILTGTPAGVGPVQSGGRMRGGIDGLAPVELSLTAAE, encoded by the coding sequence ATGGGTGAGGTTCTGTTTGCACTGCCGGAAACACCGGTGATTCCGGTTGCCGGAGAGGCCGCGGGCTATCCTGTTGGGCGGGTGTTTTGCGTCGGGCGCAACTATGCGGCCCATGCCGCTGAGATGGGCAACGAAGTGGACCGGGAGGCCCCGTTTTATTTCACCAAGGCGGCGGCCAATGCGGTGCTGTCAGGTGCGGAGGTGCCCTATCCGCCAGGCACGGAGAACTTCCATTATGAGATGGAACTGGCCGTGGCCATCGGGGCGCCGGTGTTCCGGGCGTCACCGGAGGAAGCCCGGAAGGCTGTCTTTGGTTACGGCTGTGCGCTGGACATGACCCGGCGTGATCTGCAGATCCGCGAACGGCAGAAACAGCGGCCCTGGGATTTGGGCAAGGATCTGGAGAACGGCACGGTCCTGGCGCCGCTGGCGCGGGCGGCGGACTGGGGCGGCCCGGAAAAGCAGCGGATCTGGCTGGAGGTGAACGGGGAGACCCGGCAGGATGCTACCTTGGATGACATGATCTGGTCTGTGGAGGAGATCATCTGCCATCTGTCAGGGTTTTACCACTTGCGGCCCGGGGACCTGATTCTGACCGGAACGCCTGCCGGAGTCGGACCGGTGCAGAGCGGCGGCCGGATGCGCGGCGGGATTGACGGGCTGGCGCCGGTGGAGCTGTCCTTGACTGCAGCCGAATGA
- a CDS encoding antibiotic biosynthesis monooxygenase family protein: MIMRIFQVVTRPGKEAEFSKFFHETAIPLMKGTDGIVSVLPGAPRAGTPREFSFVMVWKDLASLKAFAGEDYTSPHIDPAEAELVESRTIKHYDLVET; encoded by the coding sequence ATGATCATGAGAATATTCCAAGTCGTCACACGCCCCGGCAAGGAAGCCGAGTTCAGCAAGTTCTTCCATGAAACAGCGATCCCGCTGATGAAAGGCACCGACGGCATCGTCTCTGTCCTGCCCGGCGCGCCGCGCGCCGGGACCCCGCGGGAATTCAGCTTTGTCATGGTCTGGAAGGACCTGGCCTCACTCAAGGCGTTTGCAGGCGAGGATTACACCAGCCCGCACATCGACCCCGCCGAGGCTGAGCTGGTCGAGTCGCGCACCATCAAGCACTACGACTTGGTCGAGACCTGA
- a CDS encoding thiamine/thiamine pyrophosphate ABC transporter permease ThiP, producing the protein MAGRAQPVSAFPGISAALLVAALILGTLGAVALRAEAGTGFGASDWAALRFTLTQASLSALLSVGLAAPVARALARRRFPGRSLLIALLGAPFILPVIVAILGLLSVFGRAGWLSSLLGLFGLEPVQIYGLHGVVLAHVFFNLPLATRLILQGWQEIPAERFRLTAQLDAGPLAMWRLLEGPMLRRVVPGALAVVFAICLSSFAVALTLGGGPRATTIELAIYQAFRFDFDLGRAALLSGLQLLLTAAAALVALRVSAGEGFGSGLDRAVRRWDGQGALARSADAFWIVLSAAFLLLPLAAITLAGLPGMADLKSSVWQAAGTSILVAALSTVILLGLALPMAAAVAAGRNGMTELSGILGLAASPLVIGTGLFILIYPIADPFALALPVTALVNAVMALPFAMRILVPRAREVLGRYGRLSLSLDMQGWAFVRRVYLPRMRAQTGFAAGLAAALSMGDLGVVALFADPDFATLPLQIYRLMGAYRMEAAAGAALLLLLLSMGVFWILDRGGRWHAEA; encoded by the coding sequence ATGGCTGGACGCGCTCAGCCAGTAAGCGCCTTTCCCGGGATCAGCGCGGCCCTGCTGGTGGCAGCGCTGATCCTTGGAACCCTTGGGGCTGTTGCGCTCAGGGCTGAGGCTGGCACCGGGTTTGGCGCCAGCGACTGGGCCGCGCTGCGGTTCACTCTGACCCAGGCAAGCCTGTCGGCCCTTCTGAGTGTTGGTCTTGCCGCCCCGGTCGCCCGCGCGCTGGCGCGGCGGCGGTTTCCGGGGCGGAGCCTGCTGATTGCGCTGTTAGGGGCGCCCTTCATTCTTCCGGTCATTGTCGCGATTCTTGGCCTGCTTTCGGTCTTTGGGCGGGCTGGCTGGCTGAGCAGCCTGCTGGGTCTGTTCGGGCTGGAGCCGGTGCAGATCTACGGGCTGCACGGGGTGGTGCTGGCGCATGTGTTCTTCAACCTGCCGCTGGCGACCCGGCTGATCCTGCAGGGCTGGCAGGAGATCCCCGCCGAACGCTTCCGTCTGACGGCGCAGCTGGATGCCGGGCCGCTGGCGATGTGGCGGCTGCTGGAAGGCCCAATGCTGCGGCGGGTGGTGCCGGGCGCGCTGGCGGTAGTGTTTGCCATCTGCCTGTCCAGCTTTGCGGTGGCGCTGACCTTGGGCGGTGGGCCAAGGGCCACCACCATTGAACTCGCTATTTATCAGGCATTCCGATTCGATTTCGACTTGGGCCGCGCGGCGCTTTTGTCGGGCCTGCAACTGCTGCTGACCGCCGCCGCCGCTTTGGTGGCGTTGCGCGTGTCGGCGGGCGAGGGCTTTGGCTCCGGTCTCGACCGCGCGGTGCGGCGCTGGGACGGGCAAGGGGCGCTGGCGCGCAGCGCTGATGCTTTCTGGATTGTCCTGTCCGCGGCGTTCCTGCTGCTGCCGCTGGCGGCAATTACGCTGGCAGGTCTGCCGGGGATGGCAGATCTGAAAAGCAGTGTCTGGCAGGCTGCCGGAACCTCCATACTGGTTGCGGCTCTCAGCACGGTGATCCTGCTGGGACTTGCCTTGCCGATGGCCGCTGCCGTGGCGGCAGGCCGCAACGGCATGACCGAGCTGTCGGGCATCTTGGGCCTTGCAGCCTCGCCCTTGGTGATCGGCACCGGGCTGTTCATTCTGATCTATCCCATCGCGGACCCTTTTGCGCTGGCGCTGCCGGTGACGGCGCTCGTCAATGCGGTGATGGCGCTGCCCTTTGCCATGCGCATCCTGGTGCCCCGTGCGCGGGAGGTGCTGGGGCGGTACGGCCGCCTGTCGCTGTCGCTGGACATGCAGGGATGGGCCTTTGTCCGGCGTGTCTACCTGCCGCGGATGCGGGCGCAGACCGGGTTTGCGGCCGGTCTGGCGGCGGCCCTGTCGATGGGCGACCTCGGCGTGGTGGCGCTGTTTGCCGATCCGGATTTCGCAACGCTGCCCTTGCAGATCTACCGGCTGATGGGGGCCTACCGGATGGAGGCAGCGGCCGGCGCGGCACTGCTGCTGCTGCTGCTGTCGATGGGCGTATTCTGGATTCTGGACCGCGGAGGGCGCTGGCATGCTGAGGCTTGA
- a CDS encoding glutathione S-transferase → MRLTYSQASPFARKVLVLLHETGQLQDVEIQDVTTTPLSPSPDVKASNPLAKIPALERNDGPALYDSRVICAYLDERAGGKLYNRGWDSKVLEATADGIMDAAVLMSYEKRLRPEEKQWDGWLDAQQGKVLGGCAALNARWMSHLRGPLDIGQIAVACALAYVNFRHPDTNWRQGNEALAEWFEEFESRPSMQATKPSAA, encoded by the coding sequence ATGAGGCTCACCTATTCCCAAGCATCCCCATTTGCCCGCAAGGTTCTGGTGCTTCTGCATGAAACCGGGCAATTGCAGGATGTCGAAATCCAGGATGTCACAACGACGCCCCTGAGCCCCAGTCCGGACGTGAAGGCCAGTAATCCGCTGGCCAAGATCCCGGCGCTGGAGCGCAATGACGGGCCGGCGCTGTATGATAGCCGGGTGATCTGCGCCTATCTGGATGAGCGCGCCGGCGGCAAACTGTACAACCGCGGCTGGGACAGCAAGGTGCTGGAGGCGACCGCAGACGGAATCATGGATGCGGCCGTGCTGATGTCCTACGAGAAACGCCTCCGCCCGGAGGAAAAACAGTGGGACGGCTGGCTGGATGCGCAGCAGGGCAAGGTGCTGGGCGGCTGTGCGGCACTCAATGCGCGCTGGATGAGCCATCTGCGGGGGCCGCTGGATATCGGCCAGATCGCGGTGGCTTGTGCTTTGGCCTATGTGAACTTCCGCCACCCGGACACAAACTGGCGCCAGGGCAACGAGGCGCTGGCGGAGTGGTTTGAGGAGTTCGAATCGCGCCCGTCGATGCAGGCGACAAAACCGTCGGCGGCGTGA
- the petA gene encoding ubiquinol-cytochrome c reductase iron-sulfur subunit, translating to MSHAEDHEGTRRDFLYYATAGAGAVTAGAAVWPLVNQMNPSADVKALSSILVDVSGVEVGTQISVMFLGKPVFIRRRTQEEIEAAREVELTELIDPRSENANKPGTDAADVNRTLDETGEWLVMMGVCTHLGCVPLGDGAGEFNGWFCPCHGSHYDTAGRIRKGPAPENLHIPLAEFTDANTIKLG from the coding sequence GTGTCCCACGCAGAAGACCACGAAGGAACCCGGAGAGATTTCCTCTACTACGCCACTGCCGGCGCCGGGGCAGTGACCGCGGGTGCCGCAGTATGGCCCCTGGTCAACCAGATGAACCCCTCCGCCGACGTGAAAGCGCTGTCCTCGATCCTGGTCGATGTCAGCGGCGTGGAAGTTGGCACGCAGATCTCGGTCATGTTCTTGGGCAAGCCGGTGTTCATCCGCCGTCGTACTCAGGAAGAGATCGAAGCGGCCCGCGAAGTGGAGCTGACCGAGCTGATCGACCCGCGGTCGGAGAACGCCAACAAGCCGGGCACTGACGCGGCTGACGTGAACCGCACCCTGGACGAAACCGGCGAATGGCTGGTGATGATGGGTGTCTGCACCCACCTGGGCTGTGTGCCGCTGGGTGACGGCGCAGGCGAATTCAACGGCTGGTTCTGCCCCTGCCACGGTTCGCACTACGACACCGCCGGCCGTATCCGCAAAGGCCCGGCGCCTGAGAACCTGCACATTCCGCTGGCCGAGTTCACCGACGCCAACACCATCAAGCTGGGATAA
- a CDS encoding 6,7-dimethyl-8-ribityllumazine synthase, producing MTHTRYAFIKAQWHADIVDRALEGFLQLIPAEQVDVFDVPGAFEMPLLAQELAKTGKYAAVACAAFVVDGGIYRHDFVAQAVVDGLMRAGMDTGVPVLSVSLTPHHFQETDHHIAIYREHFVQKGREAANAALMITKTREAALAA from the coding sequence ATGACACACACCCGCTATGCCTTCATCAAGGCGCAATGGCATGCTGATATTGTTGACCGCGCGCTGGAGGGCTTTTTGCAGCTGATCCCGGCAGAGCAAGTCGACGTGTTCGATGTGCCCGGCGCTTTTGAGATGCCATTGCTGGCACAGGAGTTGGCCAAAACAGGGAAATACGCCGCCGTGGCCTGCGCCGCCTTTGTGGTGGATGGCGGCATCTACCGGCATGATTTTGTGGCTCAGGCCGTGGTCGACGGGCTGATGCGCGCCGGGATGGATACCGGGGTGCCGGTGCTGTCGGTCTCGCTGACCCCGCACCACTTCCAGGAAACCGATCACCACATCGCGATCTACCGCGAACATTTCGTGCAGAAGGGCCGCGAAGCCGCCAATGCCGCGCTGATGATCACCAAGACACGGGAGGCCGCTCTGGCCGCATAA